The genomic DNA GTGAATCCACGAGCAACTAAGCATGCTTTGTACCGTTCAATCTCGCCAGTGCTAAGATATTTGATGGTAAATACCCATTTTGAGCTGACCGCCTTCTTCCCTTTAGGTAGGTCGGCTTCATCCCATGTGTGGTTGCGGATCATAGCGCCGGTTTCGTCTTTGACCGCATCTAACCAGATCTTGTGGTCCTTGGCCTCGTCATAGGTTTGGGGGACCCAATTGGCGTCAAGGTGCCCGATGAAGACTTGATGATCCGGTGGTAGCAGCGCAAGCGAACAAGTGGCCTGGATAGGATGAGCAACGGCTTGGTTGTTGTAGTAGACCCTCTTGTCTTTCCAGGTAGAGGGGTGAGATTTAACCCGTTCACTTCTGCGTAAGACAGGTTGAGTAGGTCTCGCTGCATTACTAGACACAGTCAGTTCTTCACTGTCCCCGGCCTCATCAAAGTGAACCTCGGTAGACATTGTAGGTGGCGCCATAGTGGCGTCATAAGGGCCGGGTATGATCGGCGTTGTAGGTGGCGCCGTCGGTGGGCCAGGTTCGGGAAGAGTGTTTTGGAGCTCTGGAGATCTTTGGTCATCAGTTGCGGCCGGCCCGCCCCCGGACTGGCTGTCGTCCATCGTTGAGTCTGACTCAGGTCGTGTACGGTCTGGTGTAAGGGCCAGGTTGCCTAAGTGGTCTAGAAGGAACTTCAAGCTAGAGGCTCGATCACTTGGTGAATGAGAGAGGTATTTAAGGCTGTTCCAGTCCTTTTTGTCGAAGTAGCCAGCACTCTTTATGAACCGCACATCCCTAGAAACATATAGGCGACTAGTGGTCGGATCATAGCACTTGTACCCCTTTTGAGTTGTAGAGTAACCGATGAACATGCACTGTGTGCTCTTAGCGTCGAGTTTACTCCTTTGCTCTCCAGGGACTAGTACAAAACATACACAGCCAAAGACACGTAAGTGGTCCAAGGAAGGTTTAAATTTGTTGAGTACCTCAAATGGGGACATGTCGTGAAGAACTTTGGTTGGAGTTCGATTGATTAAGTAACAAGCGGTCATCATGGCATCACCCCAAAACCTTTTAGTAACATTGGAGTGGAACATCATTGATCTTGCCACCTCCATAAGATGTCGGTTCTTCCTCTCGGCCACCCCATTTTGTTGAGGCTTATATGGACAGCTAGTTTGTTGTAGGATGCCATGCTTGGCTAGGTGCTCTTAGAACTTGTAACTTGTATATTCCCCACCATTGTCTGATCTAAGTACCTTGattttagcattgaaatgattagtaacataatttttaaaattaataaagcaTCAAACACCCCATCTTTTGATGGTAACAAGGTAATCCATTtatacttagatttttcatcaatgaaaGTCACAAAGtacttgttattatctctagaaATACATGGTGAAGTCCACACATCTGAATgtactaaatcaaaacaatgctcaTAAATGGTGGTAGACTTAGGgaaaatagacttgcaatgtttactaagaatacaagactcacaacttgagttatcaaaagaaacatttggTAACATTAAAGCAAGGGCACGAGAATGTGGATGGCctaatctagcatgccacataCTATCcgaattaacaacaaaacaagacttaagCAAGGTAGGCAAATTTGATGAGtttttctctaggacatagaggTCTCCTTTcccatctccttctccaaggaCTTTTCCAGtcttaatatcctgaaaatgaacactaTTAGGACCAAAGATGGTGTAGCAGTTCAAATCATTAGTAGTTCTCTTAACCGAAACAAGATTTGATGTAAATGTAGGCATAAAGAACGCTTTTGAGGTTTTGTCAAATAGTTTCAAGTCCCCTACTCCTTTTACTGGTATTCAGTCTCCATTTGCAATAATAACACTACCTAAGGCCGGTTTTATGTTATCTATTAAACTcgggttactaatcatatggtgagaagcacccgagtcaaTAACAAGTGAGTTACTCGGCTTAGAGGTAAAGAATGAGATACCAGAATCATTGAGTGAGGCAATGGAGCGAATGAGCGCCTCAAGGTCTAATTTCCTCACCACATCTCCATAGGCTGCTGTCATGGCCGCCTCGTCTCCCTGTCTTGATGAACCGGTTCCCTTGTCAATAGTTGCTTCCTTTGAAAAGTTAGCCTTGAACTTGGCCGGTTTGAGATGGGGATGAAGGACCCAGCATTTGTCTTTGATATGACCCCGCTTCTTGCAATGGTCACATATCCACACCTTCCTATCCTCTTGCCTATACACTCCTTTGTTAGCCGTAGCAAGCTCCCCCTTACCGCTAAACAAGTCAAGCGATCCTTGTTCTTTCTGAATTTGAGAACAAATGTCTTCAAAGGAGGGTAGTTTGTCAGCCTTTAGGATGTGCTTCAAGAGGTCATTGAAGGATGGGTTCAAGGTGAGGAGAAGGCCAAAGACCTTATCTTGCTCCTTCCTTTCGCTTAGCACTGCCGGGTCGAGTGTACTTGGCCGCAACATGTCAAGTTCGGACCATAGGGCTCGAAACTTACCAAGATGTTTGGTAAACTCCAAATCTTCTTGGTTGAGCTCATTAATagccttcttgacttcaaaaACTCGAGTCAAGTTAGAGACATTACCATACACGTTCTTAAGTGTCTCCCACAACTCTCTAGCTGTCTCACAATATGAGTACGCCTCAAGGATTGGGGCATCAAGTGAGTTTTGGAGGACTGAAAGCACtatttggtcttcttgaaaccatttttcCTTCCTTTCAGCCTCCCCTTCTTCCACCTTGGAAGTAACCTTGTCGTCTTCTTTAGAGATCTCCTTTGGTGCATAGTCTTTCTCAACATGGCTCCAAAGCCCTCGACCCCCAAGAGCAGTTCTTGTGGTTCTTATCCACAGCAAATAGTTTGTTCCTTTGAGAACAACTGGTGTAGTGATTGGTTTAGAATTATCCATTGTCGAGTGCTATGGACCGCCGGGTAAACCTTTTGTTCAGCGGATAAACGCGAGATAGATGGGATAGAAGACAAGCAAACAATATGAATATGAGTAAAGAATAGAGAAGAGGAGTTGGTTTGTCAAGAACGAAAaccaagctctgataccatgttagaattagCGGAAGAGAATGGTAGTATTAGAGAGTTtggtgaagaacaaagagaatagtGAAAAGAGTGTATTCAATTAGAATAGTTCGAATACAACATGTGGCTACAACCTTAAATAGGCGGCCAAGACTAGGGTAAATCCCTTCCCTTTTACACAAATAGAAACATAAGATAgagatatatagagagagatgagGGTGCACTCCCAAGTGTTGATAGTGACATTAGGAAGGTCAACTTGCATAAACTCACACGTGACTCCTTCTTCCCTCTACACTTCCAACGGCTACAAAAGGTGTTCTCGATCCTTCTTATGGGCTGTTGATGGACCGAActccttttctcttcttatgtATCACATTACATTTGGTCTTATTGTGGAGctgtacggacgtccgtacgcCCTTAGCCTTAACATGATCGGCCATGGGCAACAATTCATTCATTGGACATAGAGAAAAGGTGGAAAGAATCACATGACGTAAAATGAAGTGTATGTTGGGAGAAGGAAGAAgctattaataaataaataaaaaaccaaattaatttgaaCAAGATAATATTCTTAACTGCTAGATATTGATCACAAACTAAATCTTTTTGCCATAAAATTTGGTTACCCaagaaaactaataaataaaaatatgtttgtaaATATCTCGCCACCCGCCTAATGAAAAATCAATCCCActcaatttattttaaaatgttatatcaCTTATTAagttgatgcaaaacataattgttagcatcaatttgaaataaatatacaaaacattatatatttggcaaacataattgtttctttacgtgagtttttttaaaagaagatatatattaatgtaattaatataatttattttaacatcagtttttattgatgtaaattttgtatcatttttaaaaatgatcttACCAAAAAGTTAATAGATACATCAATCATCAAAATgatgcaaaattatttttaaatcaattttttaaaagtgataCAAAGTAAAAGGACTTGaatcaattttatttagttGATGTCAAACTAATCAATTATAAcatcaattaatataattgatgCTTAGTTGCTTCAtttataaataactaatttaaaataatatcatttagttttgtgatatcatttaagtgatacaatatacttgtttttttgtaatgcTTAGTTACGTAGCCTAATGATTGAGTTGTTTGACTTTGTTACATTCACTGTGTTacatttattttggtcatatgCTTAGAGGGTAAATATATGTTGACCAGATTACATATATGCTTACATGCTTTCATATATGCTTACATGCTTAGGGGTAAATAAATATATGCTTacatttatttacatatatgctCGACACTACAAGTGACCAGATTGTACAATGCCTTGAAAAAACcacatttaaatttgaaatcaagTTAGGCAATTATGATGAAAGAGGTGGGGGGCAAGAGTGCATTTTTTACCCACGAAATAATGATTTTGGCTTTTTCTTGTCAACTAGATTGAtgtaatttatagttttatacttACTAAATAAATATGGATTTTATATATGGCCTCCTTGCGAGAACAAAACAATTTGGAGTACAactatttatacaaatttacgACAGCTAATTACATGTTATATCATTTAATTAAAGGCAtggttatttctctattttatttctttgtctgtttttgaaacaaaaccatCCTCAAATAATGACCAGGAAAAGATGGAATTTCACTTTGTTCCACCCCACAAGCTAAAATTTCACTTAAATTGTATTTACATAATGAAATTTTAATCTTCCAGATTTTCGTACTTTGCTCAAATCgatgtaattattaattttgtataacTCGGTTTCATCTTTCAGAGACAAGCTTGCCTAGCTAGTGATCATTATTTGCTTTCATAAGTTTTAGCATACATATTGGACTTCAGTAATTTATGGCCTtactactttattttttaacctTTCTACTTAAGGAATTCGAAAATTTTGTAACTTAACTCGATTCCTTCTTTTGATCTTGTTCACGAAACATGATGAAGTTTTTTATCTGATATACTgttaaatttctttttcttttttaaatcccgttaaattaaaattatatcgTGTCGGTAACAGTTGGAAATTATCTCTGAAACTATGTGTACGTCATTGTGATAATTGATGAACATTATGcctaattaacatatattattaacaaGCAAGCTAACTATCACTATTATACTGTATAGTAAGTATAGGATTTAATGAAATTGTATAAATaatcatatcaaattttggagTTTTCAATTGGGCGTGGTTGAAGATTAATTTTCCAAACAAGTTCTCTATAACTCTAAAagtataactttttaaaaaacaaatgataattGCCagctaataataaaattttgaatcgTTTTTTCTAAGTAAATGAAGCACACCTCAGACGACCATTTTGATTATATAAAGAGACCATTTTCCATGCAGAAACACAAACCATATCTTCTAAAACATCTTCTCTATTGAAGAAGTAATTAGTCACCTGTGAGACTTTTCGGTAATGGCAACTCCATCATGGAGTCATGCCGGCCGGACTCAGTTTGTAGTTGCTGTTATGGCATTACTCGTGGGTTTGACCTTGGCAACAGAACCTTATTACTACAgttctcctccaccaccttcTGTATACAAATCTCCACCTCCTCGGGTAAAATCTCCTCCTCCACCCTATAAATACAACTCTCCCCCTCCTCCAGTgaagtctccaccaccaccataccaTTACCACTCACCACCCCCTCCGGtgaagtctcctcctccaccttaTTATTACCATTCACCACCTCCTCCGGTGAAGTCTCCACCTCCACCGTACTATTAccactctcctcctcctccagtgAAATCCCCTCCTCCTCCTTACTACTACAACTCCCCACCACCCCCGGTaaaatctccaccaccaccatactattACAAatcacctccaccaccaccaccaccaaaaacCTACTCTCCACCTTACTACTACACATATCCTCCGCCGCCGGTATCATACCCTCATCCCCAACCTCACCCACATCCCAAACCACTCGTTTTCAAAGTCGTTGGTAAAGTTTACTGCTATAGATGCTTCGACTGGACTGACCCTAAAAAGTCACATGACAAGAAGCATCTCAAAGGTAAACTttacaaatcaatttttttacttgacactaaatctatataataataatattctgaATAAATACTACCAACCGTTGTAGttaaatatctttttatatgaaaaaccaTATGGTTACGTATGTTCATTGTATACTTGTGTattttaccataaaaaaaatcatacagttTTTTAGTTCATCGTAAAATTGTGTCTTTTCACCATATCttattcacaacttttcgtGTCAACAGTTATGTTTATCTAAATATTTCTGTCTTTTgaactctatatataaatatttgtccCTTCTTAGATAACTAATAAATCATTGTTActctttacaattttttttttgtaaaatatcttatactcataatacacataaaaaaatttacaaggttgcCTTGATTCATTatcatttaataaatttttaacttagaattgAGTTTTGTtgccatattatttttttattataagttttcgTATTAATGGTTGTGTTtttctttacttatttttttttttaaataatttctaattttattatttaacatatattttcaaactattttattactttcaaataattttataatctataattctaaatttattttttcttgaaatactTCTCCTGATGTTGtggggtctgagtcctagtacTTTATAATGTTGCACCGTACAAAACTATATACATAAGTAACCATATCTTTGACAGAGAAATAAAAACGATGATGTAATAGTAAATTACGAAAAAGTTACTCTCTCCGTTTTTTATAAGTTGTCGttctagagttaaaattttgtgttataatAGTTGTCGTTTTCGATTTCCAATGTAAAGTTTGGTGAACATTCCAATTTTATTCGactgttttaatgttttgaccaataaaaatattagaaaatatattaaaaaggaataaaacaaaaaaaattaaataattttcttaatttgtgtgaaacaaCCTTAAAGgataactaataaaaaatggTGGGAgtatgtaataatatttttgtcacGCAGGTGCTGTCGTGGAGGTGACATGTAAAGCAGGAGACAAAATGTTCAAAGCGTACGGAAAGACAAAGATCAACGGTAAATACGCAATCACTGTAGAAGGATACAACTATCGCAAATACGGCGGCGAGGTATGCACGGCCAAACTTCACGCGCCACCAAAGGGCTCACCGTGTAATATTCCGACAAGTTATCATTTGGGAAACAAAGGCGCTAAGCTTCATGTTAAATCAGAGACTAAGTACGAAGTTGTGCTTTACGCTAAGTCCTTTGCTTATGCACCTAAGAAGCCTTATGAGGAATGTCATAAACTAGCTCCTTACCACCCACCTTACTACTACAAGTCACCACCGCCTCCAGCTCCGACTTACATCTACAAATCACCACCACCGCCTACTCCCACTTATGTTTACAAGTCACCACCTCCACCAACTCCGCTTTACGTCTACAAGTCTCCGCCACCACCAACCCCAACAGATGTTTACaagtcaccaccaccaccaacgcCGGCGCCTACTTATGTATATAAGTCTCCGCCTCCTCCAACCCCGAATTACGTCTATAAatcaccgccaccaccaccgccgacTTACGTCTATAAGTCCCCACCGCCACATACTCCTACATATgtctacaagtctccaccaccaccaactcaCACTCCTCCACCGTATTACTACCACTCACCTCCACCACCGGTgaagtctccaccacc from Camelina sativa cultivar DH55 chromosome 7, Cs, whole genome shotgun sequence includes the following:
- the LOC104701169 gene encoding extensin-2-like; amino-acid sequence: MATPSWSHAGRTQFVVAVMALLVGLTLATEPYYYSSPPPPSVYKSPPPRVKSPPPPYKYNSPPPPVKSPPPPYHYHSPPPPVKSPPPPYYYHSPPPPVKSPPPPYYYHSPPPPVKSPPPPYYYNSPPPPVKSPPPPYYYKSPPPPPPPKTYSPPYYYTYPPPPVSYPHPQPHPHPKPLVFKVVGKVYCYRCFDWTDPKKSHDKKHLKGAVVEVTCKAGDKMFKAYGKTKINGKYAITVEGYNYRKYGGEVCTAKLHAPPKGSPCNIPTSYHLGNKGAKLHVKSETKYEVVLYAKSFAYAPKKPYEECHKLAPYHPPYYYKSPPPPAPTYIYKSPPPPTPTYVYKSPPPPTPLYVYKSPPPPTPTDVYKSPPPPTPAPTYVYKSPPPPTPNYVYKSPPPPPPTYVYKSPPPHTPTYVYKSPPPPTHTPPPYYYHSPPPPVKSPPPPYYYHSPPPPVKSPSPPYNYHSPPPPVKSPQPPYYYHSPPPPVKSPPPPYYYNSPPPPVKSPPTPVYIYASPPPPIHYYTHQV